The genomic stretch CACCACATGATGGACACAAAAAGCGAATTCGTCATGGAAGTGACAGAAAAAACCAAAGTTGATACTAAGGTATGCCCTCAATTTAATCCAGCTTCCACAACGCCCTAATACCATTCTCAGGGCGGCATATTGATTAGTAAATTTGCAATCGTTATTCCATCTGTATACCAGTAACACTGTCCCAGATTATGATGGGAACATCCGTCTGCTTGAGACAACGCAAATCCCAGAGGAACATGCAGAGGAGTTTAATCAATGTGaatatatacatacatatatgtTTTTAATCGCGATCATGACTGACAAACCATGTCTGAAGCCCGCAGTTTTAGAATGTTCAACACTAATAACCTATGGATCAACTTAAAAGGTTTACTTTTTTCGCTCCTCAAAGATATCAGCTTACGATATGTTTACTTCTAGCATTGAAACGATTACTCGAGGCGGGTGACATGACTCTAGATATCATATGTTCTTCCAAGTCATTGGATGATGGTCGCTGCGTTCTCCAGGTACGCTAAAATCAATACTGCAATGGCATATGTGCTCATGTGTCATATGTTTTTGAGCTGGAAACAGCTGCTGGTTCCGCAATCCGACACTTCCAAAATGCCCATGGTGTTCTTGTTCCGCGGGCTAGGTTTTTACCTGTGAAAGATTGCTCAGATCTTCTTCTCGTTCAAAGTGATGTCTTTTCCCTCCAACATGGACGCCTTATCATGAACGAGAGCCGAATGTTTGGCACACCTCCCGTGATCAAGCTTGGAGGTCATTTCAGAAGGGTGAATGAAAATTTCCATTCAATTCAATGCATGACTAAATTTTTCGTTTTAGATTCAGCAGTTTCAAAAACGATTCAAGCAAATTCCTCATCTCGTCGAACTGGATCATTTGACTGTAGCTGGGGACGTCTACTTTGGACGGGATGTAACGCTTCGTGGCACGGTGATAGGTATTGCCCTCTCCCCTTGCATTGCAGAATTTTATCATAACAAAACCCGTATATGCAGTCGTTGCAAATGAAGGCCAGCGTATAGACATACCCGATGGTTGTGTTCTTGAGAACCGTTGAGTCGTTTATTTGAGTAGTCATTTTTTCATCAACTCTGACACCGGTCTTTGGTCGGTCAACAGGTTTGCTGTCCGGCAATTTGAATATGATCGTAAGTAATTTTAGACCATAGTACCAAATGAATCCTTCATAAATCATTTTCCACGCAGGAGCTATAAGTATATTTTACGTATAGTTATTTCTTGGTCGACTGGATTCGACTGCTATATGTTATTACAAGTTACAACCTGTAACGGGAGTTTGGGCAGGTGTCAAGCAATCAGACTGATTTATCATTGCGCAATCGATTGTGCCTGCCCGTGCCAGGACAGATGGAAACCGTGCGCGGTCAATTTAATTGAGTGAAACGCTAACGTTACGTCGAGGGGCATTCGTCTCCATCCAAATGCTGATGACTCTTGTGAGTGTACTTGCTTAAGTAAAGTAAAACGTCATTCAACGATAAACATCTAATATCGTTTATGGGCAGCCAAATCGCGTTTAATCGTTGGCATGAACAATAAACTATATTTCATCTTTCCCTTTGGGTATTGAATATATATTCGTCTCCAAGTTTAATCGGCGCAGATTACAGATTTTCTCTTCTATTCAATACAACGCTAATTCTTTCTTTACCATTTGCCTGGGCAATTACGGCATGTCGCAACCAAGGAAGACGGCTCGAAACCTACGCGTTCCACTTCACAATTTACAAAAATACATGTTTCCTATGAATGTGTATAAATCATGCTATCCCACTTGACCCGACCCTATACATCCGAGACCGCCTAAATCGACACTAAATTATATTGCTCAGGAGAAATCTGCGCTACTTCTCTCGCCACACAATTTTACAATCACCGCATTTCGTCAGGGTCTGTGTTCGCTCCCGACGCTCAGGTGCCTAACGTAACGGCTCACTGAAAGTTAATAAAGCTGCTCGACAATGGTTAGCGACGACCCCCCTCCAACCTGTGTCCGCTGCATCGTCCTACTGAAACCCCTATTTATACGATGGAGTACGTCCAGTGTGCATCTTGCAAGTATCAAAGTTTGATGTCTTGTGTCATGTATGGTATGCTGATTGAAAATAGATATTGGCTTGGTGCTAAATACATGTGAGCTCTTGACGAGCTTCCCAGAAGAGGTGGAGCACATTTGGAAGTGCGTGGTTTCGAGACTTTTTTCTTGGCCATTTGACCGTGCATTTACTTTTAGGTCATGTCGCAGGACTATTCATAAATTTACTTTGGAGAAGGGGCTTTATCTGTATTCTCGATATTTCATTTTCGTTGTTCACATGTACGAAAGCTTCATTATCacaattttttctttcaaagtAAACGCTGACCTTGTGATATAGTCAGCACTCTCGTAATGCTTCAAAGTATCAAAACCTCGATCCAGCGCAGCCTTTGCCACCAGGTCTAATCAGATGGCTCTTGTACAAATTCATCATCTGGCAATCATTGTTGTGCACCTTCGATTATATTCTGAGCCAACGGGGTATGCTACACAGAATGTTCATGAATTGTCCTTTGCTTACCTTGGTACACAGTTTATTTAATTTATCACAGACGCCGAAGCGTgcttttccttgtctatGGTCTGATATTGTCTAAAATCATGTTTGGGATATTTGTTGCGTATGTCTATTTCACCCGCGACTATTCCATTGGTGCGGAGGACAGGgacactgtacgcaggagCCTTTCTGTGAAGTACACGTACGTGCTCTGCCTTTTTTTATCCTGTCGTTTTAACAGACCTTGAATAGAGCCGTAGAAGCTGCAGTCCAGTTCTTCATTGTTCTTTTGGCATTCAAGCGCGCAATGTTTACGAGTCGCGGAAGAATGCGTATCATGCAATGGCTTATAGACACGAGCATTGAATCTTATTTAACCCTCGCTTGTGAGTACTTATTCCTCTCTTCCTGCAGAGTCTGAATCAAAGGTTGAATTTCGGTTGATTCGCCTCTCAAGTTTTCTGCATTGCCACTTATTTCTACTTTATCAAAGATGCACTATCCGTGTTCGTGTTCCCGTCAGTACCTTTTCACCCGTCATTTCCCCGCTTGTATGTGGACTTAACAAAGCTTTTGTATATGCAGGTGCTGCTCCGGGATATTATCTGCTGTAGTGAGGCGCCATTAACTTTGAGTATTTCACCGGTCTAATAAGACTAATATGACCTATTACAGTCATGCAGAATGATTTTGTCATCGCAGTATTCAtcgcaacaacaacgacataACCGCCTCCCTATCTTTCTCCTGTGAAAGATCTGCAAGGGTGGGGTTTTCTGTCTCACATCGCCTAttctgaaaaaaaagaaagccAAATACACCGCtggtttttctttctttctttctttccatgaATGGCATACTTCCTTCCCTATTCGGTAAATCTGATTGGGAATAAATGGTTTCCTTTCAAATGCGTGTTTTACGGACGTCGGAGCGGATCGCAGGCTATTACATACGGACCGCGATCGTAGTCGTACCATACCATCACTCGTGTAAGCTTCCACTGGCAGCATATTGTATCCCGCACCATGTGTAGTACTTGTATTCCTagggaaaaaaaaacttgAAACAAATGTATTTGAGTCCCTCCGACTAAAAGCCGGCACTATCTCGGTGAATAGGTCGAGCCACCCAACTGCCCGACTTCGGGGCGGTGTAGATAAAGTTATCAAGACGAATAGGAATGGAGCTTTAAAAAATTTCCATCGATTACTTTCATTGATCCGTGAAGAAGATAGGCGGTGcataatgatttttttaAGTTGCCCACTTTTCATTTCTCGGAGATACGCAGCGGCCACGGCATTGGACTGAATCGAACAATGGCCGACTTTTAGGAGGAATGCGAAGCTCTGAAGATGCTCGATCGAACGCAGCGAGAATGAAGCCCCGAGATCATTTTGGAACCAGTAAAAAAGTCTAAGTATAATGGAAactaaaaaaacaaaataaacgAGTGTAAAAATTATTATATGTATCCAAGAGACTGTGGTAAATAATCCTGTAACTCCAAATCCAATCCAGATCCACGCATGCAagagagaggaggaaaaCATTTGTGACAAAAACGCACAACAAAATAGAGAAGGGTAGATCATGAAGGCGAGGACATGGATGGCGAGAAGAGAAATATTTACTAAAATAGTTGTATATAGTGCGATGAGTAAAGATTGTCCTTGTAGAGCGGATTTTGTCGTTTCGGAATCATGTCGTTTTGGCACAGGGTGTAAGCCAGGCCTGTGTTTCTTTGGGTTCAAGGAAAGTGAAGAACGAATATAGGGGTAGAAAAAATCTATGATATGGAAATGGATAACCATCGattgaaaaaaattgtttCATATCGACGCAAATCAACGGGTATCTTGAACGATTGAAAAGATTAGAGTTCCTAAGAAATAAAATGGTTAGAGTGAAAGAGATGcaaagacgacgaagacatACAATCATGTTCAGGTTTCCTGAGAGGAGCCTGTTCTCTAGAATGCAGCCATCGGGAATATCGATCCGCTGTCCTTCGTTGGCAACCACTGAAAATAAAGTCAATGCAAAGCTCCACattttgcaaagaaaaaaaagcaaacgaACCGATGACAGTTCCACGCAGTGTCACGTTGCGCCCAAAGTATACGTCACCGGTGACGGTCAAATGGTCGAGTTCGAGGATCTTGGGGATCTTCTTGAATCGCTTCTGGAATTGTTGGATCTATAGATGGGAGAATTTATCAGAAATGCCAATATAATTGAAaaaaggcgcatatatttacCTTTTTGAAGTGGTCACCAAGTTTAATGACCGGGGTTGTCTCGAACATCCTCTGCTCATTGATAACGAGTTGTCCGTGCTGGAGTGAGTAGATATCACTCTTGATCAACAAAAGATCGGAGCAGCTCTTCACTGGCAAGAAGCGTTTACGGGGCACGTTGATACCGTGAGCGTTCTTGAAGTGCTTGATGGCAGCACCGGCAGCAGTCTCGAGCTGAATGACGGCATGTCCATCATCGGTGGTCTTGGGGTTGATGATGATCTCGAGTTCAAGGCCCTCATTGTCCATGATGCGCTTAAGAGCTGAAAAAGTAATGAGCAATGATTAAAAGATTGCAAGATGATGATTACCTTTCAAGTTGATCCACAAGTTGTTGGTGTTGAAGATCTTGAACTTGCGGACTAAAAGAGGATCAGAATGGTCATTACAATGCGATATACATTATTACTTACTGGATTTGAAGTCCTCGACGTGCTCTGAAGGAACCTGGGCGATTTCAAGGAGACGGACAGAGCCATCATAATCTGATTAAAAGGTTTAGcaagcgaagaagaagaattttTCAAGTTAGACACACCAATAAGAGTTCCACCCTTGATATCAGCCTTGGTCTTGTCAGTGACCTCCATGATGAACTCGGCATTAGTGTCAATCATGTGCTGAAGGATACTCTCGTCGACACTGAAAAGCAAATCAATACCACATTGACAAGACAAATGGAATGCACTAACACGGCACCCAAGTTATCAGAGTTGGATACGAAAAGGTACTCCTTGCCTTCAGCAATGAGCTGATCGAGGACGCCAGAGTGGAGGAGAGCGTTGTAGAGATCTCCGTGGCCAGGAGGGTACCAGTGCTTCTTGTCGTCATCGGCGCGCTTTGGGCAGGGGAGAAGGGTCTCCTTGAAGATACGGGGGTAGCGGGATTGGTTGAAGGTGGTGATACGGAGCTGCTGGTTGGCGTATTTCTTGATGATGCGGAGCGTGTCGTCATGTGTGTTGAATGAGGTCATGAGGATGAGGGGGACATCGACGCGGTGGGTAGTGTTGAGATGCTCGATCTGACGAACAGTGAGATCAAGGAAGGTCAT from Psilocybe cubensis strain MGC-MH-2018 chromosome 2, whole genome shotgun sequence encodes the following:
- a CDS encoding putative UTP--glucose-1-phosphate uridylyltransferase, with protein sequence MSSSLMPRSDSFNARVRGTSHIDFKTATTGVAAKSMRNEISRLVSTVEDPATKKAFDTEMQSFFYLFTRYLAERAKSVDLDWDRIKSPADDQIIPYANLPAPKNSSNLNKLAVLKVNGGLGTSMGMTGAKSALEVKDDMTFLDLTVRQIEHLNTTHRVDVPLILMTSFNTHDDTLRIIKKYANQQLRITTFNQSRYPRIFKETLLPCPKRADDDKKHWYPPGHGDLYNALLHSGVLDQLIAEGKEYLFVSNSDNLGAVVDESILQHMIDTNAEFIMEVTDKTKADIKGGTLIDYDGSVRLLEIAQVPSEHVEDFKSIRKFKIFNTNNLWINLKALKRIMDNEGLELEIIINPKTTDDGHAVIQLETAAGAAIKHFKNAHGINVPRKRFLPVKSCSDLLLIKSDIYSLQHGQLVINEQRMFETTPVIKLGDHFKKIQQFQKRFKKIPKILELDHLTVTGDVYFGRNVTLRGTVIVVANEGQRIDIPDGCILENRLLSGNLNMIEL